Part of the Spea bombifrons isolate aSpeBom1 chromosome 3, aSpeBom1.2.pri, whole genome shotgun sequence genome, GTGATTACCTGTCTTCCATGGCAGCCCTTTAATTCTTCGGGTAGGGGAAGAGGCATTTAGCTCTGCCCACACCCCAtttgttttggcattttttttttactgcttccACCACATGTGGCTAGCCACAGCCCCACATGTCTAGCCCTTCTTCATTTGACTGAGCCCCACCCCTCTAACAAATGGGAAGGAAGGACACGACCTCAAAACTGACATACTGGGAAGTTTCGAGGTACGCTAATGAACATAATGCTTTGAGTCTACAcataaaaaatgtctaaaagaATACATACCCCTTAGAATAACatggttaattaaaaaaaaaacaaataaaaaaaaaatcgattaCAGTGATGGGCCCCTTTCCATAGACATTAAACTGTGTGGTGTCAAAGTTGACACATTTACTGTTCAGGTCAGTAGTCAAGTCGATGAGCAATAAAATGGCCAaattgaaaaagtaattttgtaaTGAAAAAATGGACTGATGTTTTTAGCATAGTGGTATAGCAGggctatattatattaatttgctTTAATCTCTTTCATTAAGAATTACCGTGACAGCTATGTGCAACATGGACTTTAGTCGATTTCCATTGGATACTCAGACATGTTCCTTGGAGCTAGAAAGTTGtaagtaatacatttatttagataATCTCATTGTTTTGCAATCCAATATTACAtgcgttatttttttattattgttattattacattgATGTGCATTGTTTGAGGTTGAAAAGGGACACACGTTTATCGAAttcaactttttaaaaaattacttcAGCGTTTGGAAATTATTATACACTAATATAttgcataaatataaataaatatgcattaactACCCAGCACTTGCATACCCATATCCACTGTGCCCTCCAACAGTATCTCCCTTACTAGtttacaccgatcagccataacattatgaccactgacaggtgcaaTGATAACAAGTGCTGACCTGCAATTCGCTTTGGAATTAAGAGATCCTTGGGCATTCCTTAAAGAGTCCTTTGATACGGCATGATTTACCTTACTCCCATCACAGTATTTTGTCATATAATAAAAGTGTACCCTCGTATTATCATATGTGTAACTGTTGCAATTGCCTGGCCTTTAACTGATACTAGAgaatttacatttgttttttcctttggtTATGTAAAGATGCCTATACCGATGAGGACCTGATGCTTTACTGGAAAAATGGAAATGAATCCTTAAAAACAGATGAGAAGATATCTCTGTCTCAGTTTTTGATTCAGAAGTTCCATACGACATCGAGACTTGCCTTCTATAGCAGCACTGGTACCTAGCATCATTTATTGTTGAAATATATGAAAGGACTGCAGAATCTTGGGTCCTTGgatatattttctatacaaaaaatgtctaTGTGTCTTAAGTAATGTCCATAAGGTCTTAAcgcatttatatttttcatggcCATATTTCAACGGAGGTCAGGTAGCCATTTCAAAGAGATGTAAAATAACGTCGATCTGAACACTAGCATGTTCTGTATTTTAACCAATTTTAAGGCTCCGTGTGTTCATTTGGAGTCTAAAGTCAAAGTTGAAACCCTTTTTTGggcaaacatgtaaaaatataggTTACATTATGAATTACATCAGCTTTTAGGACCTCGGAAAGACCTCAATTAAAAGCACTCTTTAGCAATAAATCTGACCTCTAAAAGCAGGTATCTGTTACTTAATTTACTTTGTATCGTTGCTGCCTACAATGACAGATACAAATAGTTGGACcctgtattaaaaaaagggaTGAATGATCTTGCCAGATGCTGGTACACAATTTTTTAGGACTTGTGCGTATCAAAAGTCAGAAATAGAATTACAAATTAGCTTTTTAGTAAGAATGTGTAAAGAACATGTTGGTGTTAGTACTCTAGTAGATAAAATTGTATAGCATATTCCATTTAATGTAGTAACATGCATCAGATTCCACATTTAACAGTTCTGAACAACTGGCTTTTTCCTCCTAAACTCTAGGATGGTATAATCGGCTGTATATTAGTTTCACTTTACGACgccacatcttcttcttcctgctGCAAACATATTTTCCAGCAACGTTAATGGTCATGCTTTCATGGGTATCTTTCTGGATAGATCGGAGGGCAGTCCCTGCACGAGTCTCTCTTGGTAAGACTAAACTCTGTGCCTAACCTGCAGTGCACAATACAGTTACATATCTTGTGCCTTGTGCAACTCCAAGTGATATATTGTTTCAAATCCATAGCTTTTGTTTCCACATACATAAGAAGGGAGCTAATGTCATAAATAGGAGGACAGCTGAGTATGCCTAATTCCTGTTGGGTGACAATCACTGCTACACCTGACCATGTGCTTGAGCTACTTTGTGTACTATACCCCATGTCTTGTtttaatagaaagaaaaaaaaatggcatagaATTCTGCATTTTGCATCTGCAACCCTCTTTTCCAATGTGCAACCTAGTGTATCCAGCAGGAGGCAGCACACTAAATAATGTGAGAAGTGCCTATCATTCGGATCCTGcccacatgtaaaaataaaaaatgttttaggagGGGCATAAATCTGGAGGGGCATACATCTAGACTGGCCAATTGGGGCCCAAGTGGAGCTACTGTTAGTCCTCCCCTTTCATCTTCTATTGTGCTTTGGTGCTTCAGGCACATGCCTAGTCTGTCTAGTGGGCAATCACACTCTGGACctttcatttataaaatgacattttacttACATTAAGGGTTGACTTATGAAgggggcagttatttttcataattGTAAATATCAAGCAAATCACATAATATTGtaattttgtttataatatcttttttgtcttctataatttatttgcttttcttcacaattgttatatagaaaaatactgATTTAGAGTTTAATCATCTTTCTATTGGTGCTTTATAGCAAAACATGGAGTTGCTTCACTACTATCTGGGAACTGAACAAACTATCTTGTTTAATTTTCAAGGTATAACCACCGTGCTGACAATGTCAACCATAATAACCGGAGTAAATGCCTCAATGCCAAGAGTCTCATATATAAAAGCAGTGGATATTTATCTCTGGGTTAGTTTTGTGTTTGTCTTCCTATCGGTGCTGGAATACGCAGCTGTGAATTATCTGACTACTGTGCAAGAGAGGAAGGAAAGGAAACTGAGAGAGAAGGTAAGGAGCATCAATGCTCAATCTACACCTTTGGGTGTTTTGCAGCTAACAAGAAAATCATGCAAAGTCTGTTTTCTTCTACTCCCATAATATCACAGTGGCAGAGCTTCATAAGaattttcaaatatatacattgattTGTTTGGAGACTCAAGTACATGTTGTATTTctattgatctttttttttataaacagaaaAAGTGTTTAAAAGTAACTaaggtaattaaaaataataagactGGCACAAAATTAAGCCTCTAGTTAACAActaggcaggggagggctggcacatCCCCCCTCCACACCCATAACCAACacacccagaaacacacacatgcacactaacGCACTCACCTTGCAGTTGCAAGGAGCCTAagcttgttctcagggcagctaCTATAGTGGAGTCAAGTAACGTCATGGTACATGACCTCAAAGAGCAATGCCTCTGAGAATAAGGACCAGTCCATGAGCCAATTACCCCCTGCAGCTAGGTTTGACATTATGGGTGTTTAAAACTGGTCACCTATGAATTCTAGATACCTCAAGAAAAAAGATGATGCATATCAGGATACAACAATCACCTGTTCTCATTTAACAGTCCTTATAATCTGTGCCCTTGATgatgtcttagattcaggacagcATCATgcgtatcccatgcatgtttaaattccctcactgtattagcctctactacttctgagACTGACTtctgaaatgtacatttatctaccgccctcttaataaagtaaaatattaaacaaaatcaaaaaGTTAATAAATCCACAAGTTGCTTGCTTTTTTGAACCTGCATTGATTGATATAGAATGTATGCAAGTTAAGTGTTAATTTATGCAAGCGTAAATGCGAGTTGGCAAGAGtacatttgttttactttagttGCATGTGggcttttttgtgtttaatatcTCATTGTCTTTATTAGTAGTTGTTTGTAGGAAACCTTATCCTTGCGTGTCTGGGATTCTCCAGCTCTCTCTCACCTTCTCTGATATGGCTGACATCAACATGGATATACTTTGCAGAGACAAAGACATAGAGAGGAAAAGGAAGGGCCCAAGAGTCCCCATCATCAAAGAGAGATGTTCCATGCAGCATTCTTCCTTTGACAAGAAAGTCAAGGGACTCTCTTGTGCTCACCTAAATATCTTCACCCCATGCTGACATAATAAATCCTTATTATAGGCTGCGCATCCATTTAATGATTTACATTATGAAAAAATGGGTTCTAGCATTCTGGCACAGTTGTATACACCTACTGGCAATAGAGTCCTACATGTAATATTCCCCAAAATGAATGTGTGCAAAGCAAgaagtaataaaatgtttataactTCCACATGCTGATAATATAAGAAAAAGGATCAACAAGAGatgtaattaaatgaaaaacagcGTACAAAGTAAAAGCCCAAAGAGAAATGTCTTCTTAAGGTACAAACATTATCaacaatgttaaagggacaatccccatcaatgaagaatgcatgttatagTATAGTCAAAAAGGAAACCTACTTACCTGCAGAAGATAATTCATCTTCAAAGCGGGACTCCCCTTTCTCTGTCCGCTTATTAAAACAGTTTTAACTGTTTGAAGCAGCCATTTATTGGCATAAACCACTCTCGCTCAAGTAATTAGAGCACTTTCTGAACATGAGCATGGGGAGGGTCATTAGACCCCTTGGAACTCTTGTGTGATTGGACGGGATGCACATAACACCACTTTTTCCTGCAATGCATGTAGCTATTGGTCGGGGAATGAGTGCAAATACACACAGGGGCTCCATGcattttcttgcaaaaaaacccaaaacattaatttaaaggtCACTTTAGGGTGATAGACCAAACTTTTTCAGGCACTTCTTTCAATTTTcattgtatgtaagtatgtcagGCAACTAAAGTGATATATTTGAGAACTATTTTGCATGCTTCTCTTCAGGAAGCATGAAGaggacattttgtttaaaatgtttctttgccACATTAAATCAGATGCACCAATCAATCTCGTTATGAAAGATCTTGTCATgctaataaaagaaaacaaatacatgttTGTTTCAAGAGTTCGTGACAAATTTCACTCTATTGTTTTTCAAAACTATTGCTTTttcgtttttttattttcagtttccTTGTACATGTGGAATATCTCACACAAAAACAATGATGTTAGATGGAATATATGGTGATCCTGAAACCAGTAGTCTGGCTGGATACACAAAAAGCCATATTGTACCTGAAGATGTGGAGAAGCAAGACAAAATGGTGGTCCATTTGTCTATGAGCCCAAATTCTAGCACTTCCAGGAAGAAGGGGTTGAAGGGCCATGTTGGCTTACGCATAATGCAAAATACGCATGCCATCGACACGTACTCCAGGATGATTTTTCCTggatcatttattttctttaacttaATATACTGGTCTGTTTTCTGTTAGAGAGAAGAGTTACACTGAAAGATGATGATTTGATTATTTAACAAAGACGACAACATGAGAAAAGGAGCTGAATGATATACATGTACATAATCTGCCATTCGGTGTATTCAAACTGTTTTCAAATGAAGCTCACTGCAGTACTAAAATACCTTTGATGACAAAATAAACTTGATGTTTGTATAACCATTGTAAAACGATCATTTTCCCTACTAGGAATCTGTGCATTGTAGATATTCATGTATGGCACACGTATAAATGAAAACCATGTTACAGATACAGAATGTGTAGAAAATAGACACTTTAATCCAGGGGCATAACACGGACTCCTACAGCCATTGTGGTTTGGGGGATACTCCAGGTGTTAGGGGGGGCCAAGGCTTGGCCCTTTGAAATTGGCTCTAATCTCCTATCAGTGATTTATATAATTGCATTTTGCACTTGTGACATAATAATTAGATTCACAACAGACCAAAACAGGATGTATACATGGAGGCTTGCACCTGGGCCCTGAGATATTGTGTTATTCCACCAGGTCAAACCCTACCCTAGACAGTTCTAATCGCTAATCCATAATCTCCCAAACTGAATCCATGTCTACCGATCCTCTTATATTTCATGCATAACACTTGGCTCAAAGTCATCTTTCGTAATTAAAGATTACCTTTTTATCCACAaagtataacataatatattagacatgtgcaaaagggtcaaaaacaacatattgtctcgagttcaagttagggcaaaatgacggtTCTTTCtctgatgtcctctccccctgaTCCTCCACTCCATTGTCATGAATTAACAGCAATGTGAAACACTAAATTCAAATATAACCTATATTTTAGATTTAAGGAGCAATAAAGTCAGATAATGTCAGGCATTTGATCTGTTAATAAGCAT contains:
- the LOC128484789 gene encoding gamma-aminobutyric acid receptor subunit rho-2; the encoded protein is MTLYLRHYWKDERLSFPSSTNKSMTFDSRLVKKIWVPDVFFVHSKRSFIHDTTTDNIMLRMYPDGHVLYSMRITVTAMCNMDFSRFPLDTQTCSLELESYAYTDEDLMLYWKNGNESLKTDEKISLSQFLIQKFHTTSRLAFYSSTGWYNRLYISFTLRRHIFFFLLQTYFPATLMVMLSWVSFWIDRRAVPARVSLGITTVLTMSTIITGVNASMPRVSYIKAVDIYLWVSFVFVFLSVLEYAAVNYLTTVQERKERKLREKVRSINFPCTCGISHTKTMMLDGIYGDPETSSLAGYTKSHIVPEDVEKQDKMVVHLSMSPNSSTSRKKGLKGHVGLRIMQNTHAIDTYSRMIFPGSFIFFNLIYWSVFC